From one Rhopalosiphum padi isolate XX-2018 chromosome 2, ASM2088224v1, whole genome shotgun sequence genomic stretch:
- the LOC132922541 gene encoding uncharacterized protein LOC132922541 — MTNDTANFTMFSTNTVKVKCDWQSNVCGMDIEHCVAARPKQSDIDAEKLDVLQLITEFDCKSVNFEKPEHLSDLFININCDPTHVIDTVAVCSEARIIELFGKTGEYVSIHQSLSHSDFDGVQMYSHLIPIDSTECALKLKQFNNSDFIWIFGIIIYLTEIKEHSNKFLGPINMQNVQNLLESKPLDLNALKLFSMLSLKQSQSINNDVLMSIFKNMDNSKFSNNDPEGGEFKSVSFKQFEEKVEHRLQNMAVQMNTIENKIETLNKKFDLLISALHDKKILV, encoded by the exons ATGACAAACGACACTGCAAATTTCACTATGTTTTCTACTAACACTGTAAAAGTCAAGTGTGACTGGCAGTCAAACGTTTGTGGAATGGACATCGAACACTGTGTTGCGGCCCGTCCAAAGCAATCTGACATTGATGCGGAAAAact TGATGTATTGCAATTAATAACAGAATTTGATTGCAAGAGCGTGAATTTTGAGAAACCTGAACATCTAAGTGACTTATTCATAAATATCAACTGTGATCCGACACATGTAATTGATACAGTAGCTGTGTGTTCAGAG gcCAGAATCATAGAACTGTTTGGGAAGACTGGAGAATATGTGTCTATACATCAGTCTTTAAGTCACAGTGATTTTGATGGAGTTCAAATGTACTCTCATTTGATACCCATTGACAGTACAGAATgtgctttaaaattaaagcaatttaataattcagaTTTCATTTGGATTtttggtataattatttatttaaccgaAATCAAAGAACATTCTAACAAATTCTTGGGTCCTATAAATATGCAGAATGTTCAAAATTTGTTGGAGTCAAAACCATTAGACTTAAATGctttaaaactattttctatGTTGAGCCTTAAACAATCGCAATCAATTAATAATGATGTTTTAAtgtcgatttttaaaaatatggataattccaaattttcaaataatgatcCAGAAGGTGGTGAATTCAAATCGGTTAGTTTCAAACAATTCGAAGAAAAAGTAGAGCACCGACTTCAAAATATGGCTGTTCAAATGAATACGATTGagaataaaattgaaacattaaataaaaagtttgacTTGTTGATAAGCGCATtacacgataaaaaaattttggtgtga
- the LOC132918966 gene encoding receptor expression-enhancing protein 5-like translates to MARLTRVELVRGVIDDALNDRSKPWHAAFVRAEALTGLPRFRVLLCVVLVASVLFMFEPTAELMSNVFALVLPAVATVSATVSPLPPPPVWRKYDRVTAADEARNEKFAYWMTFAAALIVESLCRPVLRFVPLYQMCRTWFFVWCFVPIRENGSAYVLDAVVRPFFEMVFGSDD, encoded by the coding sequence ATGGCCAGGTTGACGAGGGTGGAACTGGTGAGGGGCGTCATCGACGACGCGCTGAACGACAGGTCGAAACCGTGGCACGCGGCGTTCGTGCGGGCCGAGGCGCTGACCGGTTTGCCCAGGTTCCGCGTGCTGCTGTGCGTCGTCCTGGTCGCGTCGGTGCTGTTCATGTTCGAGCCCACCGCGGAACTGATGAGCAACGTGTTCGCGCTCGTCTTGCCCGCGGTGGCCACGGTGTCGGCGACCGTctcgccgctgccgccgccgccggtgtGGCGCAAGTACGACCGCGTGACGGCCGCCGACGAGGCCCGCAACGAGAAGTTCGCGTACTGGATGACGTTCGCCGCGGCGCTGATCGTCGAATCGCTCTGCCGGCCGGTGTTGCGGTTCGTGCCGCTGTACCAGATGTGCCGGACGTGGTTTTTCGTCTGGTGTTTCGTGCCGATCCGGGAAAACGGCTCCGCGTACGTGCTCGACGCGGTCGTACGGCCGTTTTTCGAGATGGTCTTCGGTTCGGACGACTGA
- the LOC132922542 gene encoding phosphoglycerate mutase 1, producing the protein MAKYKVVMVRHGESEWNQKNLFCGWYDASLSPKGEEEAANAGKALKQGNYKFDLAHTSVLKRAQNTLGAILKELGQEDIPISKTWRLNERHYGGLTGLNKSETAAKYGEAQVQIWRRSFDTPPPSMDTDHAYYDQIVNDPRYKDEPSKEEFPMFESLKLTIQRTLPYWNDVIIPQLKEGKQILIAAHGNSLRGIVKHLDNLTEDQIMSLNLPTGIPFEYELDENFKPVVSMKFLGDEETVKKAIEAVAAQGKAK; encoded by the exons ATGGCCAAGTACAAGGTAGTGATGGTTAGACACGGCGAAAGTGAATGGAACCAAAAAAACTTGTTCTGCGGATGGTATGATGCTTCGTTAAGCCCCAAAG GTGAAGAGGAAGCAGCAAATGCTGGTAAAGCATTGAAACAAGGCAATTACAAATTTGACCTGGCACACACATCTGTATTAAAGAGAGCACAAAACACGCTGGGTGCAATATTGAAAGAACTTGGCCAAGAAGACATTCCGATATCTAAAACTTGGCGTTTGAATGAAAGACATTATGGTGGCCTTACTGGATTGAACAAATCTGAAACTGCAGCCAAATATGGTGAAGCACAG GTTCAAATATGGAGACGCAGTTTCGACACTCCTCCACCTTCCATGGATACAGACCATGCATACTATGATCAAATCGTAAATGACCCTCGTTACAAAGATGAACCTTCAAAGGAAGAGTTTCCTATGTTTGAATCATTGAAATTGACGATTCAAAGGACATTGCCTTACTGGAATGATGTTATTATTCCCCAGCTAAAAGAaggaaaacaaatattaatagctGCTCATGGAAACAGTCTTAGAGGAATAGTCAAACATTTAGACA atttGACTGAAGACCAAATCATGTCTCTTAACTTACCTACTGGTATACCATTTGAATATGAATTAGATGAGAACTTTAAACCTGTGGTTTCAATGAAGTTTTTGGGTGACGAAGAGACTGTAAAAAAGGCAATTGAAGCTGTTGCTGCACAAGGCAAAGCAAAATaa